TGGATCCAACTGCAGCGGCAGGCAGCGCAGTGGAAGAACGCCAAGGAGATCGTCGAGGAGAGCTTCAACAAGGACGGCGGCGTGGCGACGATCCGCTACGTCGGCATCATCGACGGGCCGGTCGACAAGGTGCAGGACGCCGTGTGGGCGGTCGAGAAGAGCTCGCAGATGGTGGCCAACATCAAGAAGTCCGAGCTCCTCACCGCCGAGGGCAACCAGAAGACGGTGCTGATGCAACTGCAGGCGCTGAACCTGCCATTGCAGCAGTACACGATGCAGTTCACCCTCGATCAGCCGGCGCACCGGGTGACCTTCAAGACGCTGCAGGCGCAGGCGGCCGATCTCGAAGGCGCCTACGTGCTCGAGCCGTCGCCGGACGGCGCGCGCACCAAGCTCACCTACGAGGCCAAGTCGACCGACAAGATCGCCGTGCCGTTCCCGGCGGCGGTGATCGAGAGCGCCAACCGCGAGACCTTCGTCAACACCATCCGCGGCATCAACAAGATGGTCGGGGGCGCGCCGCCGCCGCCGACCGCGGGCTGACGTGCCGTCTGGCCGCCGCGGGGCAGGACAGGCGGTCTTCGTCGCCGGCGCCGCGACGTTGGACCGGCTGCCGCCGCCGCGGCAGCCGGAAGTCGCCTTCGCCGGGCGCTCGAACGTAGGCAAGTCGTCGCTGCTCAACCGGCTCGTCGGCCGGCGTGCCCTGGCCCGCGTCAGCAAGACGCCGGGTCGCACGCAGCAGATCAACTTCTTCGCCGTCGACGAGCGGCTGATGCTCGTCGACCTGCCGGGCTACGGGTTCGCCCGGGTGCCGCTGGCGGTCAAGGCGGAGTGGCGGCAGCTCGTCGAGGGCTACCTGCGCGGTGCGCGGCCGCTGCGCGGCGTGCTGGTGCTGGTCGACGTGCGGCGCGGCCTGCAGGCCGACGATCAGCAGTTGCTCGACTTCCTGGCCGCGATCGGGCTGCGGTCGGCGGTGATCGCGACCAAGGTCGACAAACTGGGTCGCGGCGCCCGCGCCGCCGCGCTGGCGAAGCTCGACCGCCCGGGCGGTGGCCCGCCAATCGCGTTCTCGGCACTGAACGGCGAGGGCACTGACGCCGTGTGGGGCGTCATCGAGGAGTGGGCGTAGCCGCGGCCACCGGGGCCGCGGCCACGCGGAGGCGGGCGTCGACCCGCGCGGCACTCATTTTCCGAAGCGCGACAGCGAGTTCATGTCGAAGAACGCCGGATCGAACGGATGGTGCGTGTCGAGCGCCGCCTTCGGATCCGACTTCAGACCCGCGACCGTGGCGCGGTTGGCCTTGATGTTCTCGGCGACGTTGTACGACATGTTCGAGCCCTGGATGTAGTCGATCTGCCCGTCCGGCCTGGTCATCGGCTTCAGATTGTACGCCATCGTCTGGAGTGTGTTCAGCAGCTCGCCCTGCCAACTGAACTTGCGGT
Above is a genomic segment from bacterium containing:
- the yihA gene encoding ribosome biogenesis GTP-binding protein YihA/YsxC; its protein translation is MPSGRRGAGQAVFVAGAATLDRLPPPRQPEVAFAGRSNVGKSSLLNRLVGRRALARVSKTPGRTQQINFFAVDERLMLVDLPGYGFARVPLAVKAEWRQLVEGYLRGARPLRGVLVLVDVRRGLQADDQQLLDFLAAIGLRSAVIATKVDKLGRGARAAALAKLDRPGGGPPIAFSALNGEGTDAVWGVIEEWA